Proteins from one Antennarius striatus isolate MH-2024 chromosome 12, ASM4005453v1, whole genome shotgun sequence genomic window:
- the clasp1a gene encoding CLIP-associating protein 1a isoform X4, producing MMEPSMESCLAQVLQKDMGRRLQGGPEVIDFILDKDKSPDLEQDQTALDRLVDGIASSWVNSSNFKVALLGLDLMSAVVTRLQERFRAHVGTVLPSLIDRLGDSKDQVRDQDQSLLLKIMEQSATPQYVWDRMLGGFKHKNNRTREGVCLCLIATLNTYGAQGLTLSKIVPHICNLLGDPTSQVRDGAMSCLVEIYRHVGERVRMDLSKKGLPQSRLNVIFSKFDEVQRSGNMMMSSSGSDKNFEDEDSVDGGRSSSSSSSKAPPGGRRTAVNSMRRPSSATSAKSTGKEAGAGAVDEEDFIKAFEDVPSVQIYSNRELEDQLTKVREVLSDDKHDWEHRVVALKKVRALMLAGATEYEGFPQQLRLLEAPLKLSAKDLRSQVVREACITLGHLSSMLGNKFDHGAESLMPTLLNLVPNSAKVMATSGMAAIRLILRHTHYPRLIPIITSNCTSKSVAVRRRCYEFLDLMLQEWHTNTLERHVAVLTETIRKGIHDADSEARSIARKCYWGFHGHYSREAEHLFQALESTYQKALQSHLKSSDSVVSLPQSDRSSSSSQESLNRPSSAKNVMGGSIARSKLASSRLQATPGSLQRSRSDVDVNAASSAKSRLSTGPASSPFSSAAALPPGSYASLGRVRTRRQSSGSVGGASPSLVDSRGRSRAKVVSQSQPGSRSSSPGKLLGYGRIPRATATPSSAAATTADKRSRIPRSQGCSRETSPSRLGLAVLCGKALLPAALPYRTLARSRIPRPSMSQGCSRDTSRESSRDTSPARGFAPLDRYGLIHQARISASVNAMRVLNTGTEVEAAVADALLLGDSRNKRKPLRRRYESPGMYSDDDANSDASSACSERSYGSRNGGIPHYLRQTEDVAEILNHCASSNWSERKEGLLGLQNLLKSQRILSRVELKRLCEIFTRMFADPHSKVFSMFLETLVDFITVHREDLQDWLFVLLTQLLKKMGADLLGSVQAKVQKALDITRESFPFDQQFNILMRFIVDQTQTPNLKVKVAILKYIESLARQMDPTDFVNSSETRLAVSRIITWTTEPKSSDVRKTLHSWVSEELAGRSSAAASLSAEGNQEERCKQAAQVVLISLFELNTPEFTMLLGALPKTFQDGATKLLHNHLKNSSNTSSGVASPSNTIGRTPQRHPPSRTSPLTSPTNCSHGGLSPSMMEYDTENMNSEEIYSSLRGVTEAIQSFSYRSQEDLNEPIKQEGKRDDAAGREGVASSPGSDARLGLDVMEGGGRTALDNKTSLLNTPSPRSFSGPRSREFAPYGYGESICAYDKSALKEAVFDDDVEQFRDFGQDHSDLVADLLKELSNHNERSEERRGALVELLKITREDNLAVWDEHFKTVLLLLLETLGDKDHTIRALALRVLKEILRNQPARFKNYAELTIMKTLEAHKDSHKEVVRAAEEAASTLAGSIHSEQCIKVLCPIVQTADYPINLAAIKMQTKVIERIAKDALLQLLPDIIPGLLQGYDNTESSVRKASVFCLVAIYSVIGEDLKPHLAQLTGSKMKLLNLYIKRAQTTNSNSSSSSDVSSHS from the exons GTGGCGCTGCTGGGATTGGACCTCATGTCGGCCGTCGTGACTCGGCTCCAGGAGCGGTTCCGGGCCCACGTGGGCACAG TTCTGCCTAGCCTGATCGATCGATTGGGAGACTCCAAGGACCAAGTGAGAGACCAGGACCAATCACTGCTGCTGAAGATCATGGAGCAGTCTGCCACGCCGCAg TACGTGTGGGACCGGATGCTGGGGGGCTTCAAGCACAAGAACAACCGGACCAGAGAGGGGGTGTGCCTTTGCCTCATCGCCACCCTGAACAC GTACGGCGCTCAGGGCCTGACGCTCAGTAAAATCGTCCCCCACATCTGTAACCTCCTGGGCGACCCCACCAGCCAG gtgcGGGATGGGGCCATGAGCTGCTTGGTGGAGATCTACAGACACGTGGGGGAGAGGGTGAGGATGGATCTCAGCAAGAAGGGGCTCCCCCAATCACG GCTGAACGTGATCTTCAGTAAGTTCGATGAGGTCCAGCGGTCGGggaacatgatgatgtcatcgtccgGCTCAG ATAAGAACTTTGAGGATGAAGACTCGGTGGATGGGGGccggtcctcctcctcctcgtcctccaaAGCGCCCCCCGGTGGCAGGAGGACGGCGGTGAACTCCATGAGGAGACCCAGCTCGGCCACCTCTGCGAAGTCTACGG GGAAGGAAGCGGGGGCCGGCGCCGTGGACGAGGAGGACTTCATCAAGGCCTTTGAGGACGTGCCGTCAGTGCAG ATCTACTCCAACCGGGAGCTGGAGGACCAGCTGACGAAGGTCAGGGAGGTCCTGAGTGACGACAAGCACGACTGGGAGCACCGGGTGGTGGCG ctGAAGAAGGTGCGGGCCCTCATGCTGGCGGGGGCCACGGAGTACGAGGGTTTCCCCCAGCAGCTGCGCCTCCTGGAGGCGCCGCTCAAGCTGTCGGCCAAAGACCTGCGCTCCCAGGTGGTCCGGGAGGCCTGCATCACACTGGG ACACCTGTCCTCCATGCTGGGCAACAAGTTCGACCACGGTGCCGAGAGCCTCATGCCTACGCTACTCAACTTGGTGCCCAACAGCGCCAAGGTCATGGCCACGTCCGGGATGGCCGCCATCCGCCTCATCCTCCGG CACACCCACTACCCCCGCCTCATCCCCATCATCACCAGTAACTGCACCTCCAAGTCGGTGGCCGTCAGACG ACGCTGCTACGAGTTCCTGGACCTCATGTTACAGGAGTGGCACACGAACACACTGGAGag ACACGTGGCGGTCCTGACGGAGACCATCAGGAAGGGGATCCACGACGCCGACTCCGAGGCCCGATCCATCGCTAGGAA GTGCTACTGGGGCTTCCACGGCCACTACAGCCGGGAGGCGGAGCATCTGTTCCAGGCACTGGAGTCGACCTATCAGAAGGCACTGCAGTCGCACCTGAAGAGCTCTGACAGCGTGGTGTCCCTCCCCCAGTCGGatcgctcctcctcctcctcgcagGAGAGCCTGAA CCGCCCGTCGTCCGCCAAGAACGTGATGGGAGGGAGCATCGCCAGGA GTAAGCTGGCGAGCTCCCGCCTCCAGGCCACGCCCGGTTCGCTGCAGCGTTCCCGCAGCGACGTCGACGTCAACGCCGCCTCCAGCGCCAAGTCACGGCTCTCCACTGGTCCCGCCTCCTCGCCATTCAGCTCGGCGGCCGCCCTCCCCCCAGGATCCTACGCCTCGCTAG gGCGGGTTCGAACCCGGAGGCAGAGCTCAGGcagtgtgggcggggccagccCCTCCCTGGTGGACAGTCGTGGGCGGAGTCGTGCCAAAGTCGTCTCGCAGTCCCAgc ccggGAGTCGCTCCAGCTCTCCGGGGAAGCTGCTGGGCTACGGGCGGATCCCTCGGGCCACGGCGACGCCTTCCAGCGCGGCGGCGACGACGGCCGACAAACGCAGCCGGATCCCCCGGAGCCAAGGCTGCAGCCGCGAGACCAGCCCCAGCCGGCTGGGCCTGG CCGTCCTGTGTGGTAAAgctcttcttcctgctgctctcCCCTACCGCACGCTAGCCAGGAGCCGCATCCCCCGCCCCAGCATGAGTCAGGGCTGCAGCCGCGACACCAGTCGCGAGAGCAGCCGCGACACCAGCCCCGCCCGGGGCTTTGCTCCTCTGG aCCGGTACGGTTTGATCCACCAGGCCAGGATCTCTGCGTCGGTCAACGCCATGAGGGTCCTGAACACCGGCACCGAGGTGGAGGCGGCGGTGGCCGATGCGCTG CTGTTAGGAGACTCCAGGAACAAG AGGAAGCCGCTGAGGCGGCGCTACGAGTCGCCGGGGATGTATTCGGACGACGACGCCAACAGCGACGCGTCCAGCGCCTGCTCCGAGCGCTCCTACGGTTCCAGGAACGGGGGGATCCCCCACTACCTGCGCCAGACAGAAGACGTGGCTGAGATCCTCAACCACTGTGCTAGCTCCAACTGGTCCGAGAGGAAGGAGGGCCTGCTGGGCCTCCAGAACCTCCTGAAGAGCCAGAGGATCCTCAG CCGCGTGGAGCTAAAGAGGCTGTGCGAGATCTTCACCCGAATGTTCGCCGACCCCCACAGCAAG gtgtTCAGCATGTTCCTGGAGACGCTGGTGGACTTCATCACGGTGCACCGGGAGGACCTGCAGGACTGGCTGTTCGTGCTCCTCACGCAGCTGCTGAAGAAGATGGGCGCCGACCTGCTGGGGTCGGTCCAGGCCAAAGTCCAGAAGGCGCTGGATATCACCAG aGAGTCGTTCCCGTTCGACCAGCAGTTCAACATCCTGATGAGGTTCATCGTGGATCAGACGCAGACGCCCAACCTGAAG GTGAAGGTGGCCATCCTGAAGTACATCGAGTCTCTGGCTCGGCAGATGGACCCGACCGACTTCGTCAACTCCAGCGAGACGCGTTTGGCCGTGTCTCGCATCATCACCTGGACCACCGAGCCCAAGAGCTCCGACGTCAGGAAG ACCCTCCATAGCTGGGTGAGCGAGGAGCTAGCTGGCAGGTCCAGCGCCGCCGCCTCGCTGTCCGCCGAGGGCAACCAGGAAGAAAGGTGTAAGCAG GCGGCGCAGGTggtgctgatctctctgttcgAGCTCAACACCCCCGAGTTCACCATGCTGCTGGGGGCGCTGCCCAAGACCTTCCAGGACGGCGCCACCAAGCTGCTGCACAACCACCTGAAGAACAGCAGCAACACCAGCAGCGGTGTG GCGTCCCCCAGCAACACCATCGGCCGGACGCCACAACgccacccccccagcaggacCAGCCCCCTCACCTCCCCCACAAACTGCTCCCATGGGGGGCTGTCCCCCAG CATGATGGAGTACGACACGGAGAACATGAACTCGGAGGAGATCTACAGCTCGCTGCGCGGCGTCACCGAGGCCATCCAGAGCTTCAGCTACCGCAGCCAGGAGGACCTGAACGAGCCAATCAAACAGGAGGGCAAGAGGGACGACGCA GCTGGAAGAGAAGGCGTGGCGTCCTCGCCCGGGTCCGATGCCCGTCTGGGGCTGGACGTGATGGAAGGAGGAGGGCGCACCGCCCTGGACAACAAAACGTCCCTGCTCAACACGCCATCGCCACGCTCCTTCTCCGGGCCGCGTAGCCGTGAGTTCGCGCCCTACGGCTACGGCGAAAGCATCTGTGCCTACGACAAGAGCGCCCTGAAGGAAGCGGTGTTCGACGACGATGTGGAGCAGTTCCGCGACT ttgGTCAGGACCACTCGGACCTGGTGGCCGACCTGCTGAAGGAGCTGTCCAATCACAACGAGCGCTCGGAGGAGCGCCGGGGGGCgctggtggagctgctgaagaTCACGCGTGAGGACAACCTGGCCGTGTGGGACGAGCACTTCAAGAccgtcctgctgctgctgctggagacgCTGGGCGACAAGGAC CACACCATCCGAGCCCTGGCCCTGCGCGTCCTGAAGGAGATCCTGAGGAACCAACCGGCGCGCTTCAAGAACTACGCGGAGCTGACCATCATGAAGACACTGGAGGCCCACAAGGACTCCCACAAGGAG GTGGTGCGGGCAGCAGAGGAGGCGGCCTCCACACTGGCGGGGTCCATACACTCGGAGCAGTGCATCAAGGTGCTGTGCCCCATCGTGCAGACGGCAGACTACCCCATCAATCTGGCCGCCATCAAGATGCAGACCAAGGTCATCGAACGCATCGCCAAGGAcgcgctgctgcagctgctgcccgACATCATCCCCGGACTACTGCAG GGCTATGACAACACGGAGAGCAGCGTCCGGAAGGCCAGCGTCTTCTGTCTGGTCGCCATCTACTCTGTGATTGGAGAGGATCTCAAGCCTCACCTGGCACAGCTGACAGGCAGcaag atgaagctgctgaatCTCTACATCAAACGCGCTCAGACGaccaacagcaacagcagcagttcATCCGATGTCTCGTCCCACAGCTAA
- the clasp1a gene encoding CLIP-associating protein 1a isoform X14: MTAGDKNFEDEDSVDGGRSSSSSSSKAPPGGRRTAVNSMRRPSSATSAKSTGKEAGAGAVDEEDFIKAFEDVPSVQIYSNRELEDQLTKVREVLSDDKHDWEHRVVALKKVRALMLAGATEYEGFPQQLRLLEAPLKLSAKDLRSQVVREACITLGHLSSMLGNKFDHGAESLMPTLLNLVPNSAKVMATSGMAAIRLILRHTHYPRLIPIITSNCTSKSVAVRRRCYEFLDLMLQEWHTNTLERHVAVLTETIRKGIHDADSEARSIARKCYWGFHGHYSREAEHLFQALESTYQKALQSHLKSSDSVVSLPQSDRSSSSSQESLNRPSSAKNVMGGSIARSKLASSRLQATPGSLQRSRSDVDVNAASSAKSRLSTGPASSPFSSAAALPPGSYASLGRVRTRRQSSGSVGGASPSLVDSRGRSRAKVVSQSQPGSRSSSPGKLLGYGRIPRATATPSSAAATTADKRSRIPRSQGCSRETSPSRLGLAVLCGKALLPAALPYRTLARSRIPRPSMSQGCSRDTSRESSRDTSPARGFAPLDRYGLIHQARISASVNAMRVLNTGTEVEAAVADALLLGDSRNKRKPLRRRYESPGMYSDDDANSDASSACSERSYGSRNGGIPHYLRQTEDVAEILNHCASSNWSERKEGLLGLQNLLKSQRILSRVELKRLCEIFTRMFADPHSKVFSMFLETLVDFITVHREDLQDWLFVLLTQLLKKMGADLLGSVQAKVQKALDITRESFPFDQQFNILMRFIVDQTQTPNLKVKVAILKYIESLARQMDPTDFVNSSETRLAVSRIITWTTEPKSSDVRKTLHSWVSEELAGRSSAAASLSAEGNQEERCKQAAQVVLISLFELNTPEFTMLLGALPKTFQDGATKLLHNHLKNSSNTSSGVASPSNTIGRTPQRHPPSRTSPLTSPTNCSHGGLSPSMMEYDTENMNSEEIYSSLRGVTEAIQSFSYRSQEDLNEPIKQEGKRDDAAGREGVASSPGSDARLGLDVMEGGGRTALDNKTSLLNTPSPRSFSGPRSREFAPYGYGESICAYDKSALKEAVFDDDVEQFRDCRRQESGENKMTLPKAFAPVGQDHSDLVADLLKELSNHNERSEERRGALVELLKITREDNLAVWDEHFKTVLLLLLETLGDKDHTIRALALRVLKEILRNQPARFKNYAELTIMKTLEAHKDSHKEVVRAAEEAASTLAGSIHSEQCIKVLCPIVQTADYPINLAAIKMQTKVIERIAKDALLQLLPDIIPGLLQGYDNTESSVRKASVFCLVAIYSVIGEDLKPHLAQLTGSKMKLLNLYIKRAQTTNSNSSSSSDVSSHS, from the exons ATGACAgctggag ATAAGAACTTTGAGGATGAAGACTCGGTGGATGGGGGccggtcctcctcctcctcgtcctccaaAGCGCCCCCCGGTGGCAGGAGGACGGCGGTGAACTCCATGAGGAGACCCAGCTCGGCCACCTCTGCGAAGTCTACGG GGAAGGAAGCGGGGGCCGGCGCCGTGGACGAGGAGGACTTCATCAAGGCCTTTGAGGACGTGCCGTCAGTGCAG ATCTACTCCAACCGGGAGCTGGAGGACCAGCTGACGAAGGTCAGGGAGGTCCTGAGTGACGACAAGCACGACTGGGAGCACCGGGTGGTGGCG ctGAAGAAGGTGCGGGCCCTCATGCTGGCGGGGGCCACGGAGTACGAGGGTTTCCCCCAGCAGCTGCGCCTCCTGGAGGCGCCGCTCAAGCTGTCGGCCAAAGACCTGCGCTCCCAGGTGGTCCGGGAGGCCTGCATCACACTGGG ACACCTGTCCTCCATGCTGGGCAACAAGTTCGACCACGGTGCCGAGAGCCTCATGCCTACGCTACTCAACTTGGTGCCCAACAGCGCCAAGGTCATGGCCACGTCCGGGATGGCCGCCATCCGCCTCATCCTCCGG CACACCCACTACCCCCGCCTCATCCCCATCATCACCAGTAACTGCACCTCCAAGTCGGTGGCCGTCAGACG ACGCTGCTACGAGTTCCTGGACCTCATGTTACAGGAGTGGCACACGAACACACTGGAGag ACACGTGGCGGTCCTGACGGAGACCATCAGGAAGGGGATCCACGACGCCGACTCCGAGGCCCGATCCATCGCTAGGAA GTGCTACTGGGGCTTCCACGGCCACTACAGCCGGGAGGCGGAGCATCTGTTCCAGGCACTGGAGTCGACCTATCAGAAGGCACTGCAGTCGCACCTGAAGAGCTCTGACAGCGTGGTGTCCCTCCCCCAGTCGGatcgctcctcctcctcctcgcagGAGAGCCTGAA CCGCCCGTCGTCCGCCAAGAACGTGATGGGAGGGAGCATCGCCAGGA GTAAGCTGGCGAGCTCCCGCCTCCAGGCCACGCCCGGTTCGCTGCAGCGTTCCCGCAGCGACGTCGACGTCAACGCCGCCTCCAGCGCCAAGTCACGGCTCTCCACTGGTCCCGCCTCCTCGCCATTCAGCTCGGCGGCCGCCCTCCCCCCAGGATCCTACGCCTCGCTAG gGCGGGTTCGAACCCGGAGGCAGAGCTCAGGcagtgtgggcggggccagccCCTCCCTGGTGGACAGTCGTGGGCGGAGTCGTGCCAAAGTCGTCTCGCAGTCCCAgc ccggGAGTCGCTCCAGCTCTCCGGGGAAGCTGCTGGGCTACGGGCGGATCCCTCGGGCCACGGCGACGCCTTCCAGCGCGGCGGCGACGACGGCCGACAAACGCAGCCGGATCCCCCGGAGCCAAGGCTGCAGCCGCGAGACCAGCCCCAGCCGGCTGGGCCTGG CCGTCCTGTGTGGTAAAgctcttcttcctgctgctctcCCCTACCGCACGCTAGCCAGGAGCCGCATCCCCCGCCCCAGCATGAGTCAGGGCTGCAGCCGCGACACCAGTCGCGAGAGCAGCCGCGACACCAGCCCCGCCCGGGGCTTTGCTCCTCTGG aCCGGTACGGTTTGATCCACCAGGCCAGGATCTCTGCGTCGGTCAACGCCATGAGGGTCCTGAACACCGGCACCGAGGTGGAGGCGGCGGTGGCCGATGCGCTG CTGTTAGGAGACTCCAGGAACAAG AGGAAGCCGCTGAGGCGGCGCTACGAGTCGCCGGGGATGTATTCGGACGACGACGCCAACAGCGACGCGTCCAGCGCCTGCTCCGAGCGCTCCTACGGTTCCAGGAACGGGGGGATCCCCCACTACCTGCGCCAGACAGAAGACGTGGCTGAGATCCTCAACCACTGTGCTAGCTCCAACTGGTCCGAGAGGAAGGAGGGCCTGCTGGGCCTCCAGAACCTCCTGAAGAGCCAGAGGATCCTCAG CCGCGTGGAGCTAAAGAGGCTGTGCGAGATCTTCACCCGAATGTTCGCCGACCCCCACAGCAAG gtgtTCAGCATGTTCCTGGAGACGCTGGTGGACTTCATCACGGTGCACCGGGAGGACCTGCAGGACTGGCTGTTCGTGCTCCTCACGCAGCTGCTGAAGAAGATGGGCGCCGACCTGCTGGGGTCGGTCCAGGCCAAAGTCCAGAAGGCGCTGGATATCACCAG aGAGTCGTTCCCGTTCGACCAGCAGTTCAACATCCTGATGAGGTTCATCGTGGATCAGACGCAGACGCCCAACCTGAAG GTGAAGGTGGCCATCCTGAAGTACATCGAGTCTCTGGCTCGGCAGATGGACCCGACCGACTTCGTCAACTCCAGCGAGACGCGTTTGGCCGTGTCTCGCATCATCACCTGGACCACCGAGCCCAAGAGCTCCGACGTCAGGAAG ACCCTCCATAGCTGGGTGAGCGAGGAGCTAGCTGGCAGGTCCAGCGCCGCCGCCTCGCTGTCCGCCGAGGGCAACCAGGAAGAAAGGTGTAAGCAG GCGGCGCAGGTggtgctgatctctctgttcgAGCTCAACACCCCCGAGTTCACCATGCTGCTGGGGGCGCTGCCCAAGACCTTCCAGGACGGCGCCACCAAGCTGCTGCACAACCACCTGAAGAACAGCAGCAACACCAGCAGCGGTGTG GCGTCCCCCAGCAACACCATCGGCCGGACGCCACAACgccacccccccagcaggacCAGCCCCCTCACCTCCCCCACAAACTGCTCCCATGGGGGGCTGTCCCCCAG CATGATGGAGTACGACACGGAGAACATGAACTCGGAGGAGATCTACAGCTCGCTGCGCGGCGTCACCGAGGCCATCCAGAGCTTCAGCTACCGCAGCCAGGAGGACCTGAACGAGCCAATCAAACAGGAGGGCAAGAGGGACGACGCA GCTGGAAGAGAAGGCGTGGCGTCCTCGCCCGGGTCCGATGCCCGTCTGGGGCTGGACGTGATGGAAGGAGGAGGGCGCACCGCCCTGGACAACAAAACGTCCCTGCTCAACACGCCATCGCCACGCTCCTTCTCCGGGCCGCGTAGCCGTGAGTTCGCGCCCTACGGCTACGGCGAAAGCATCTGTGCCTACGACAAGAGCGCCCTGAAGGAAGCGGTGTTCGACGACGATGTGGAGCAGTTCCGCGACT GCCGGCGTCAGGAAAGCGGTGAAAACAAGATGACGCTCCCCAAGGCATTTGCTCCCG ttgGTCAGGACCACTCGGACCTGGTGGCCGACCTGCTGAAGGAGCTGTCCAATCACAACGAGCGCTCGGAGGAGCGCCGGGGGGCgctggtggagctgctgaagaTCACGCGTGAGGACAACCTGGCCGTGTGGGACGAGCACTTCAAGAccgtcctgctgctgctgctggagacgCTGGGCGACAAGGAC CACACCATCCGAGCCCTGGCCCTGCGCGTCCTGAAGGAGATCCTGAGGAACCAACCGGCGCGCTTCAAGAACTACGCGGAGCTGACCATCATGAAGACACTGGAGGCCCACAAGGACTCCCACAAGGAG GTGGTGCGGGCAGCAGAGGAGGCGGCCTCCACACTGGCGGGGTCCATACACTCGGAGCAGTGCATCAAGGTGCTGTGCCCCATCGTGCAGACGGCAGACTACCCCATCAATCTGGCCGCCATCAAGATGCAGACCAAGGTCATCGAACGCATCGCCAAGGAcgcgctgctgcagctgctgcccgACATCATCCCCGGACTACTGCAG GGCTATGACAACACGGAGAGCAGCGTCCGGAAGGCCAGCGTCTTCTGTCTGGTCGCCATCTACTCTGTGATTGGAGAGGATCTCAAGCCTCACCTGGCACAGCTGACAGGCAGcaag atgaagctgctgaatCTCTACATCAAACGCGCTCAGACGaccaacagcaacagcagcagttcATCCGATGTCTCGTCCCACAGCTAA